The segment CGTTGCCGCCGCCACGCACTACGTCGTCAACAAAACCTAGACCAACAGTGATCGGGCCTTGCTCGTAACGTACGCCACCTTGTGCAGCAACTACGTTACCTTCGTCACGAACCGGCTCAAGCTCGCCACGCTCGCTGTAGTGTTTCAGCTGCAGGAAGGCAGTCCAGCCTTGAAGATCAGGCGTGTAGTAACCGATAGAGTCGCCACGCGACTGTTTCGGGTGACCAGCAAATTCTAGACCACGGTCGATGTAAACATCGAAAGGCAGAGAAACAAACTGGTTGTAGAAGCTGTCGAAGTTACCAGCTTGAACAGTACCGTACTGCTTGCTCTGCAGACCTAGGTAGCTTTGACGAATTTCAGTGAAGCCAGACTCGGTGTAACGCTCGTCACCACGGAAGCGCCACTCTAAACGACCGAAAGCGGTCAGGTCAGAGTTAACTTCTTGGCTCATACGCAGGCCAAGACGAGAATAGACGTCAACGAACTCTTCGCTGTTGTCGATTTTTTCGTTAGCGTCGTTGTACTCGGGACCGCCACCAGCGATACCCATGGCGATACGGCCATAGACGTCGAGTTTGGTGCCGTCTTGGTCATAAACGGTAGCTGCTTGAGCGGCAGCAGAGGCACCGAGGGCGCCAATGATAGCAGTCGCTAAAAGTGTCTTTTTCATGATGTAGGTTCCTTAACTAGCTTACTGTTTCGATCGTTACCGCAAACTTATTGTGAAGTCTGCAGCTGGCTTGCGGGCCATGCTCTTTATGCCATCCTCCGGTTTTTCCCGGTGGTATGCGGCATGTCCTCAACTAAGCCTTGTTATAGTCCAATGCTCGCAGGTCAAACTCTATACTGGGATTCCAGTGAACGCAATAGAAAAAAACAGTGTTTTTTTACGATTTGCATTTTTTTAAGGAACCCATGGGCAACTGGCTGGTCTCAGCGCCCGGTAAATTTCTGCTGAAGCCCCCTTAATTTATCCTCTAAGCTAAGCGGTTTAGCTGCTTCAACTTTTTCCGTCGCTTCATTCTTCCCCTGCTGCTCATGCGTTTTCACAGGTGCTGGGGTAGCATTTTCTGATGCCTTTTGAAGCGCTTGTTTCGATGCCTGTTTTGAAGACTGTCTTGGAGACTGTCTTGGAGACTGTCTTAAAGACTGCGTTGAAGATTGTTGCGACTTTCTGTTTTCTAAAGACTGCCTATTTTCTAAAGACTGCCTATTTTCTAAAGGCTGCGCTTGCTTTGGTGTATTGCTGCTTAGCTTAACTTTTCGTCGCTCGCTGGCATGTCGCGCCGCTTCTTTATCGACTTTCCCCGCTGGGTTTCCATCCAAGTCAATACGCTCAGCACCTTCTCGCATGGATTTCACATAGCGGGGCAGATTCACATAGTTAGCTAATGCTCGGCGAATCAACTTCCCCGACCAGGGTTCTCGCTGGGCTAAATCCTGATGAATACCCACTTTCAGCGGTTTAGTATGACCAGTGAAAAACGCTTGCGGGTAACGTTTGTACCACTGATTCAACAACATTTGCGGGGAAGGCGGCTGCGGCGCTGCTGCAGTTTCTGTTTGTTTTTCTGTCGCTGCTGTTTCTGCCACTGCTGTTTCTACTGCTACTTTCTCTTCACCCATGGACCTTGAGGCTAACGCTTCTTCTGGCGTTTTTTCTACGGCCATTGCGTCGGACTTTTCTGAAGAGGGCTTTGCATCTACTGCAGACAGCTCAGACTGGGCAGGGCCTTTTAGCGCCGGTGCAGGCGGCGGGATCTGTGCTACTTGATCAACCAACTGCCTTTTGAGCATTTCGTTTTCTTCACGCAACGCGTTCAGTTCGGCTTTGGTCTGCTCAAGGTGCGTTTCTAATGTTTCTAACAGATCCAGTACTGTTGCGGCCATAACCCCTCCCTCTTTGCGCTGATCAGTCGGCGACCCGCTCGTAGACTACAAAGTCGTATTGGGGCTGCCCTTCTGCTGGTTTGCCCGCCACACGCTGAACTTCCTGCCACTCATCCATAGAGAATTCTGGGAAAATGGCATCACCATCGACATCGACATCTACTTCAGTAATATAGAGGCGCTGGGCATAAGGAAGCGCTTGGCGATAAATCTCTCCCCCTCCCATCACCATAATTTCTTCTGCGGCTTCAATAGTGGCCTGCTGGTCGGCTAAAGCCAATGCCGCAGGTAGCTCATGGCATACCCGCACACCTTCAACGGCAAAATTTGCATCACGCGTTACCACAATATTGAGCCGATTGGGCAACGGTTTGCCTATTGATGCATAGGTTTTGCGTCCCATGACGAGTGGTTTGGCCTGAGTCATACGCTTGAAGAACTTTAGATCTTCAGGCAAATACCAAGGCAACTTACCGTCGACACCAATCACCCTATTTTTAGCCATCGCCACAATCATCGCTATTGGCACCAGGGGGTCATAAGCATGTTGCTGCTGACTCATACGGCTACCTCTGCTTTGATATGGGGGTGTGATTCGTAGTCTTCGATATGAATGTCGTCAAAGGTGAAATCAAACAAATCAGTTACCTGGGGATTTAGCACCAAGCGTGGCGGCGTTTTAGGTGTGCGGCTCAACTGTTCCTGGGCTTGATCCAAGTGATTGCTATAAAGGTGGGCGTCGCCCAGTGTGTGTACAAACTCCCCGGGCTCTAAGCCTGTTACCTGGGCCACCATACTGAGCAGCAATGCATAGCTTGCAATATTAAACGGCACACCTAAAAAAATATCTGCACTGCGTTGGTAAAGCTGACACGATAAACGCCCATTGGCCACATAAAATTGAAATAAACAGTGGCAAGGCGGCAGTTTCATTTCATCAACTTGACCTGGATTCCAGGCCGACACAATCAGTCGCCGTGATTGAGGTGTGGTGCGAATTTGCTCTAACACGTTAGAAATCTGATCGACGCTACCGCCATTGGGATTCGGCCAACTGCGCCACTGATAACCATAGACCGGACCCAGATTACCGTTTTCATCAGCCCAGTCGTCCCAGATGCGTACGCCATTCTCTTTGAGATACCCGATATTGGTATCTCCTTTTAGAAACCACAGCAGCTCATGAATAATTGAGCGCAGGTGCAGCTTTTTAGTGGTTAGCAGCGGAAAACCACGAGAGAGGTCAAAACGCATCTGATGACCAAACACTGAGCGCGTACCAACGCCAGTGCGATCATTCCGGTCAACGCCTTGCTCCATCACGGTGCGCATTAGATCGAGATACGGCTGTTCAAGCGCTTCTTTTGGCGGGGGCGTTATTGCAGTCACAGAAATTCCAGATTAAAAATCAATTTGGGTACATATTCTATACGCGTAAGCATCATGCGACCAGAAGCATTCCTGTGACCCTCACTCCTCACTTTCTACACCTTGGCATCAATGGGTTGATTGCGGGACCAGACGATGAGAACAAGGCCTAACGCAATCATTGGGAGCGTAAGGAGCATACCCATGGTGAACCAGCCAAAGGCGAGATAACCGATGTGGGCATCAGGCATGCGTACAAATTCAACCATAAAGCGGAAGACGCCGTAACCTAACAAGAACAAGCCAGAGACAAATCCTCGGGCGCGCGGCTTGGCAGATACCCACCATAAA is part of the Halomonas sp. GT genome and harbors:
- a CDS encoding porin, with the translated sequence MKKTLLATAIIGALGASAAAQAATVYDQDGTKLDVYGRIAMGIAGGGPEYNDANEKIDNSEEFVDVYSRLGLRMSQEVNSDLTAFGRLEWRFRGDERYTESGFTEIRQSYLGLQSKQYGTVQAGNFDSFYNQFVSLPFDVYIDRGLEFAGHPKQSRGDSIGYYTPDLQGWTAFLQLKHYSERGELEPVRDEGNVVAAQGGVRYEQGPITVGLGFVDDVVRGGGNGEMLGGLIGSYAVSDQLSLRLGYEGRENSDTLGGGYDTVGLGGTYTTGPWAFAADIYNVDPDGQDDDRTAWSLGTYYKVSSNFDVFVELNQADQQSINVTLDGLDSEVNADGDDVYYLTGARYHF
- a CDS encoding ProQ/FINO family protein, coding for MAATVLDLLETLETHLEQTKAELNALREENEMLKRQLVDQVAQIPPPAPALKGPAQSELSAVDAKPSSEKSDAMAVEKTPEEALASRSMGEEKVAVETAVAETAATEKQTETAAAPQPPSPQMLLNQWYKRYPQAFFTGHTKPLKVGIHQDLAQREPWSGKLIRRALANYVNLPRYVKSMREGAERIDLDGNPAGKVDKEAARHASERRKVKLSSNTPKQAQPLENRQSLENRQSLENRKSQQSSTQSLRQSPRQSPRQSSKQASKQALQKASENATPAPVKTHEQQGKNEATEKVEAAKPLSLEDKLRGLQQKFTGR
- a CDS encoding dihydrofolate reductase, giving the protein MSQQQHAYDPLVPIAMIVAMAKNRVIGVDGKLPWYLPEDLKFFKRMTQAKPLVMGRKTYASIGKPLPNRLNIVVTRDANFAVEGVRVCHELPAALALADQQATIEAAEEIMVMGGGEIYRQALPYAQRLYITEVDVDVDGDAIFPEFSMDEWQEVQRVAGKPAEGQPQYDFVVYERVAD
- a CDS encoding thymidylate synthase, with product MRTVMEQGVDRNDRTGVGTRSVFGHQMRFDLSRGFPLLTTKKLHLRSIIHELLWFLKGDTNIGYLKENGVRIWDDWADENGNLGPVYGYQWRSWPNPNGGSVDQISNVLEQIRTTPQSRRLIVSAWNPGQVDEMKLPPCHCLFQFYVANGRLSCQLYQRSADIFLGVPFNIASYALLLSMVAQVTGLEPGEFVHTLGDAHLYSNHLDQAQEQLSRTPKTPPRLVLNPQVTDLFDFTFDDIHIEDYESHPHIKAEVAV